From one Acidobacteriota bacterium genomic stretch:
- a CDS encoding NADH-quinone oxidoreductase subunit M, with amino-acid sequence MGGFPILSVMTFLPLAGAVLVMLVRAATAGSSQRGGGTDSSKATLMAAFIISAATFVASIAAFASFDRSADGYQLVEQYAWYGPISFKLGVDGLSLSLVLLTTFLTPICLLASWNSIEKRVTEYVIAFLVLETFMIGVFVSLDLVLFYIFFEAGLIPMFLIVGIWGGKDRVYAAFKFFLYTLLGSLLMLVAMVYMIQVSGSADFEVLEKFAFDPSVQTWLWLAFVASFAVKLPMWPVHTWLPDAHVQAPTAGSVILAGVLLKMGGYGFLRFSLPMFPDASALFQPYMFALGVVAIVYTSLVAWRQTDMKKLIAYSSVAHMGFVTLGIFAFNETGVQGAIFQMLSHGIISGALFLIVGVVYDRMHTREIAAYGGLVNRMPIYASFFMLFTMANVGLPGTSGFVGEILTMVGGFQAATWAAAGAALGVIFSAVYMLTLYRRTVFGEITNPALNGIKDMNLIEWLCIAPLAALTLLFGVAPNLIFNLTDSSTARILSMMAGGQ; translated from the coding sequence TGATGGCTGCGTTCATCATCTCGGCCGCAACTTTCGTGGCGTCGATCGCGGCCTTCGCATCCTTCGACCGGAGCGCCGATGGCTATCAGCTGGTCGAGCAATATGCCTGGTACGGACCGATCAGCTTCAAGCTGGGTGTCGATGGCCTGTCGCTGTCGCTTGTGCTGCTGACAACTTTCCTGACGCCGATCTGCCTTTTGGCGAGCTGGAATTCGATCGAGAAGCGCGTGACGGAATATGTCATCGCTTTCCTTGTACTCGAGACCTTCATGATCGGCGTGTTCGTGTCGCTCGACCTCGTGCTGTTCTACATCTTCTTCGAGGCGGGCCTGATCCCGATGTTCCTGATCGTCGGCATCTGGGGCGGCAAGGACCGCGTCTATGCGGCGTTCAAGTTCTTCCTCTACACGCTGCTCGGTTCGCTGCTGATGCTCGTGGCGATGGTCTACATGATCCAGGTGTCCGGCTCGGCCGACTTCGAAGTGCTGGAGAAATTCGCATTCGATCCCTCGGTGCAAACCTGGCTGTGGCTGGCTTTCGTCGCCTCGTTCGCGGTCAAGCTGCCGATGTGGCCGGTGCATACCTGGTTGCCGGATGCGCACGTACAGGCACCGACGGCCGGCTCGGTCATCCTTGCCGGCGTGCTGCTGAAGATGGGCGGCTACGGATTCCTGCGCTTCTCGCTGCCGATGTTCCCGGACGCGAGTGCGCTGTTCCAGCCCTACATGTTTGCCCTGGGTGTGGTGGCGATCGTCTACACCTCGCTCGTCGCCTGGCGCCAGACCGACATGAAGAAGCTGATCGCCTATTCGTCGGTGGCGCACATGGGCTTCGTGACGCTCGGTATCTTCGCGTTCAATGAAACCGGGGTGCAGGGCGCCATCTTCCAGATGCTCAGCCACGGCATCATTTCCGGCGCGCTCTTCCTCATCGTTGGTGTCGTCTATGACCGGATGCACACGCGCGAGATCGCGGCCTATGGCGGCCTCGTGAACCGGATGCCGATCTACGCTTCCTTCTTCATGCTGTTCACGATGGCCAACGTCGGCTTGCCGGGCACCAGCGGCTTCGTGGGCGAGATCCTCACCATGGTCGGCGGCTTCCAGGCGGCAACCTGGGCCGCTGCGGGCGCCGCGCTCGGCGTGATTTTCTCGGCTGTCTACATGCTGACGCTCTACCGGCGCACCGTGTTCGGCGAGATCACCAACCCGGCGCTGAACGGCATCAAGGACATGAACCTGATCGAGTGGCTGTGCATCGCACCGCTGGCCGCCCTCACGCTGCTGTTCGGTGTCGCGCCGAACCTGATCTTCAACCTGACAGACAGTTCCACCGCACGGATACTGTCGATGATGGCCGGAGGCCAGTAA